Proteins encoded together in one Cellulomonas gilvus ATCC 13127 window:
- a CDS encoding 5-oxoprolinase subunit C family protein has protein sequence MSGALEVLDPGLLTLVQDGGRPGWAHVGVGRAGAADAGAWRAGNRLVGNDDGAAGLEVLLGGLRVRALGDVTVAVTGAAVDVRVDGVPAGTTTSLRAGQVLTLGRPAHGLRTYVAVRGGVAVEPVLGSRSSDRLGGLGPRALAAGDVLPVGSGRPPAQPGLPSPTDAGRADPGDVVVLAVEPGPHAHWFDVRWPGVLCAPEGYQVLPESDRVAVRLDGPPLTRARGFVGRELAPVGLVPGAVQVPPDGRPVVFGVDHPVTGGYPVLAVVLPRDVDALAQVRPGDAVRLALRVSG, from the coding sequence ATGAGCGGCGCGCTGGAGGTGCTCGACCCGGGCCTGCTCACGCTGGTGCAGGACGGCGGCCGTCCGGGGTGGGCGCACGTCGGGGTCGGTCGGGCGGGCGCCGCGGATGCGGGTGCGTGGCGCGCCGGCAACCGGCTGGTCGGGAACGACGACGGTGCGGCGGGCCTCGAGGTGCTGCTCGGCGGGCTGCGCGTGCGCGCGCTCGGGGACGTGACCGTCGCGGTGACGGGTGCCGCGGTCGACGTGCGCGTGGACGGCGTCCCGGCCGGCACGACGACGAGCCTGCGGGCCGGGCAGGTGCTGACGCTCGGCCGCCCCGCGCACGGGCTGCGCACGTACGTCGCGGTGCGTGGCGGCGTCGCGGTGGAGCCCGTGCTCGGCTCGCGCTCGAGCGACCGGCTGGGCGGTCTGGGCCCGCGGGCGCTCGCGGCCGGTGACGTGCTGCCCGTGGGGTCCGGACGGCCACCCGCGCAGCCGGGCCTGCCGTCGCCGACGGACGCCGGGCGTGCGGACCCCGGCGACGTCGTCGTGCTGGCCGTCGAGCCCGGTCCGCACGCGCACTGGTTCGACGTGCGGTGGCCGGGGGTGCTGTGCGCGCCCGAGGGCTACCAGGTGCTGCCGGAGTCCGACCGGGTGGCCGTGCGGCTCGACGGGCCGCCCCTGACCCGGGCACGCGGGTTCGTCGGACGCGAGCTCGCCCCCGTCGGTCTGGTGCCCGGCGCGGTGCAGGTCCCGCCCGACGGGCGGCCGGTGGTGTTCGGCGTCGACCACCCCGTGACGGGCGGCTACCCGGTGCTCGCGGTGGTGCTCCCGCGGGACGTGGACGCGCTCGCGCAGGTGCGTCCGGGCGACGCCGTCCGGCTCGCGCTGCGCGTGTCCGGCTGA
- a CDS encoding 5-oxoprolinase subunit B family protein, whose protein sequence is MDRDTRADVRVVRYGAAALLVELPGLAQVRCADDALRLARRAGGPLAAVEDQVPAAESVLLRVPPGTDLRALAARVRAVVADALAVARDVPGPAPDGRLVVLPVTYDGPDLAEVATLTGLPVDEVVARHRAPTYTVAFGGFMPGFAYLVGLDPALVVPRRGTPRARVPAGAVAVADRFSAVYPAATPGGWRLLGTCPTVLFDAHHDEPALLTPGTRVRFEPA, encoded by the coding sequence ATGGACCGGGACACGCGCGCGGACGTGCGGGTGGTGCGGTACGGGGCCGCCGCGCTGCTGGTGGAGCTGCCCGGGCTGGCCCAGGTGCGGTGCGCCGACGACGCGCTGCGGCTCGCGCGCCGTGCCGGCGGCCCGCTCGCGGCCGTCGAGGACCAGGTGCCCGCCGCGGAGTCCGTGCTGCTGCGCGTGCCGCCCGGCACGGACCTGCGCGCGCTCGCGGCGCGCGTGCGTGCGGTGGTGGCCGACGCGCTCGCGGTCGCTCGGGACGTGCCCGGTCCGGCACCCGACGGCCGGCTCGTCGTGCTGCCGGTGACGTACGACGGGCCGGACCTCGCGGAGGTCGCGACGCTCACCGGGCTCCCGGTCGACGAGGTCGTCGCACGGCACCGAGCGCCCACGTACACGGTCGCGTTCGGCGGTTTCATGCCCGGGTTCGCCTACCTCGTGGGCCTCGACCCCGCGCTCGTCGTGCCGCGCCGGGGCACCCCGCGTGCTCGCGTGCCCGCCGGGGCGGTGGCCGTCGCCGACCGGTTCTCCGCGGTCTACCCCGCGGCCACGCCGGGCGGCTGGCGCCTGCTGGGCACGTGCCCCACCGTGCTGTTCGACGCGCACCACGACGAGCCCGCACTGCTCACCCCGGGGACGCGCGTGCGGTTCGAGCCGGCATGA
- a CDS encoding LamB/YcsF family protein: protein MDLNCDLGEGLDPWQPGVVGTDEALLHVVTSANVACGGHAGDAATMAAVLRTAAERGVAVGAHVSYADREHFGRRFLDVPAADLRAQVAVQLEALTAAAAHAGVRVAYVKPHGALYHALLHHEAHAGAVLDVTRDLPVVGLPGAAVLTEAERRGVRAVREAFADRGYRADGTLVPRGEDGDLLTDADAVARRVVRIATEGRVRAVDGTDVALDVETVCVHSDTPGAVRLAGDVRAALQAAGVALRAFA, encoded by the coding sequence TGCACGTGGTGACCAGCGCGAACGTCGCGTGCGGCGGGCACGCGGGCGACGCCGCGACGATGGCCGCGGTGCTGCGGACCGCCGCCGAGCGGGGCGTGGCGGTCGGGGCGCACGTGTCCTACGCGGACCGCGAGCACTTCGGGCGGCGGTTCCTGGACGTCCCCGCGGCCGACCTGCGCGCGCAGGTCGCGGTCCAGCTCGAGGCGCTGACGGCCGCGGCCGCGCACGCCGGGGTGCGCGTCGCGTACGTCAAGCCGCACGGCGCGCTCTACCACGCGCTGCTCCACCACGAGGCGCACGCGGGAGCCGTGCTCGACGTCACGCGTGACCTGCCGGTGGTCGGCCTGCCCGGTGCCGCGGTGCTGACCGAGGCCGAGCGACGCGGCGTTCGCGCCGTGCGGGAGGCGTTCGCGGACCGCGGCTACCGCGCCGACGGCACCCTGGTGCCCCGCGGCGAGGACGGTGACCTGCTCACGGATGCGGACGCGGTCGCGCGGCGCGTGGTGCGGATCGCCACCGAGGGCCGCGTGCGTGCCGTGGACGGCACCGACGTCGCGCTCGACGTCGAGACGGTGTGCGTGCACTCGGACACGCCCGGAGCGGTCCGCCTGGCCGGGGACGTGCGCGCCGCTCTGCAGGCCGCGGGCGTCGCGCTGCGGGCGTTCGCCTGA